From one Pseudomonas sp. S35 genomic stretch:
- a CDS encoding aspartate aminotransferase family protein, whose protein sequence is MSRETISQSISIVHPISLSHGRNAQVWDTTGKRYIDFVGGIGVLNLGHCHPGVVQAIREQATKLTHYAFNAAPHTPYIELMDRLTAFIPVDYPVSGMLTNSGAEAAENALKIVRGATGRTAVIAFDGAFHGRTLATLNLNGKVAPYKQKVGVLPGPVYHLPYPSADNGVTRAEALKAMDRLFSVEIDVSDVACFIIEPVQGEAGFLALDIEFAQALRRLCDEHEILLIADEIQSGFGRTGQRFAFSRLGIEPDLILLGKSIAGGVPLGAVVGRKALMDNLPKGGLGGTYSGNPIACAAALATLDAMTDEALHAWGTQQEAAIVSRYETWRAQQLSPYLGRLTGVGAMRGIELVNADGTPASKQLTQLLGLAREAGLLLMPSGKSRHIVRLLAPLTIEPEVLQEGLDIFEACLERLV, encoded by the coding sequence ATGAGCCGCGAAACCATCAGCCAGTCGATTTCCATCGTTCACCCCATCAGCCTCAGCCACGGCAGGAACGCCCAGGTGTGGGACACCACGGGCAAGCGCTATATCGATTTTGTCGGGGGGATCGGCGTGCTCAACCTCGGCCATTGCCATCCCGGTGTGGTGCAGGCCATTCGTGAACAAGCGACCAAGCTGACCCACTACGCCTTCAACGCTGCGCCGCATACACCCTACATCGAATTGATGGATCGCCTTACCGCGTTTATACCAGTGGACTACCCCGTCAGCGGCATGCTCACCAACAGTGGCGCAGAAGCCGCGGAAAACGCCTTGAAAATCGTACGCGGCGCCACTGGCCGCACGGCGGTGATCGCCTTCGACGGCGCGTTCCACGGCCGCACCCTGGCCACCCTCAATCTCAATGGCAAAGTGGCGCCCTACAAGCAAAAGGTCGGCGTGCTGCCCGGCCCGGTGTATCACTTGCCCTACCCGAGTGCCGATAACGGCGTGACCCGTGCCGAGGCGCTGAAGGCAATGGACCGCCTGTTCAGCGTGGAAATCGATGTCAGCGATGTAGCCTGTTTCATCATCGAACCGGTGCAGGGCGAAGCCGGCTTCCTCGCACTGGATATCGAGTTCGCCCAGGCGCTACGGCGGTTGTGCGATGAGCACGAGATCCTGCTGATTGCCGATGAAATCCAATCCGGCTTCGGCCGCACCGGTCAGCGTTTTGCGTTCTCACGCCTGGGCATCGAACCGGACCTGATCCTGCTCGGCAAAAGCATCGCCGGCGGCGTGCCGCTAGGCGCGGTGGTCGGGCGCAAGGCATTGATGGACAACCTGCCCAAAGGCGGGCTGGGCGGCACTTACTCCGGCAACCCCATCGCCTGCGCGGCGGCGTTGGCCACCCTGGATGCGATGACGGATGAGGCGTTGCACGCCTGGGGCACCCAGCAGGAGGCCGCAATTGTGAGCCGCTATGAAACCTGGCGCGCACAGCAGCTGTCGCCCTATTTGGGCCGCCTGACCGGCGTCGGCGCCATGCGCGGCATCGAACTGGTGAATGCCGACGGCACGCCCGCGTCCAAGCAACTGACCCAACTGCTGGGTCTGGCGCGGGAGGCCGGGTTGCTGCTGATGCCCAGTGGCAAGTCGCGGCATATTGTTCGACTGCTGGCACCGTTGACCATTGAGCCTGAGGTATTACAGGAGGGACTGGATATTTTTGAAGCGTGCCTCGAGCGCCTGGTTTAA
- a CDS encoding pyridoxal phosphate-dependent aminotransferase: MVSVSRRSLLALGAALPLLARLDWAVAAPPSAKTDKVLLNYNESPYGPSAAAREAMQRGIATAGRYPYKHMYALAELFAQQQGIAEEQVAVFSGSMAALRYAVLAFTSETRGLVMATPSYEVPRQAAESNKAAFKEVNLNAEHAHDVPAMLAADPQAGMLYLCNPNNPTGTVTPTEAIRQALANKPIGSVLVVDEAYIDFADTPSVVSWVKDHDDLLVLRTFSKIYGMAGARLGLAIGHPALLERLAVFGGDNVPAGASLLGGLASLQDVKLLPQRKALNAQLRDETITWLKARGFTCTASQANCFMIDVKRPAGQVIDALAEHGVLIGRVWGNWPQWVRVTVGSKREMARFREVFAAQVAQS, encoded by the coding sequence ATGGTCAGCGTCAGTCGTCGATCCCTTCTCGCCCTCGGCGCCGCCCTGCCTTTGCTCGCACGCCTGGATTGGGCCGTCGCCGCGCCGCCTTCGGCCAAGACTGACAAGGTACTGCTCAACTACAACGAAAGCCCCTACGGGCCTTCGGCGGCGGCCCGCGAAGCGATGCAGCGCGGCATCGCCACTGCCGGGCGGTATCCGTACAAACACATGTACGCCCTGGCCGAGTTGTTTGCCCAGCAACAAGGGATTGCCGAAGAGCAGGTCGCGGTGTTTTCCGGCTCCATGGCCGCACTGCGCTACGCGGTGTTGGCATTCACCAGCGAAACCCGCGGCCTGGTCATGGCTACCCCGTCCTACGAAGTGCCGCGCCAGGCTGCCGAGTCGAACAAGGCGGCGTTCAAGGAAGTGAATCTCAACGCCGAACACGCCCACGATGTCCCGGCCATGCTCGCGGCCGATCCCCAGGCCGGCATGCTCTACCTGTGCAACCCCAATAACCCGACGGGCACTGTCACGCCAACCGAGGCCATTCGCCAAGCCCTGGCGAACAAACCCATAGGCAGCGTGCTGGTAGTGGACGAGGCCTACATCGACTTTGCCGACACCCCAAGCGTGGTGAGCTGGGTCAAGGACCACGACGACCTGCTGGTACTGCGCACGTTCTCGAAAATCTACGGCATGGCGGGCGCCCGACTGGGCCTGGCGATCGGCCACCCGGCGCTGCTGGAACGCTTGGCGGTGTTCGGCGGTGATAATGTCCCGGCCGGCGCGTCCCTGCTCGGCGGCCTTGCCAGCCTGCAAGACGTCAAACTGCTGCCGCAACGCAAGGCACTCAATGCCCAGTTGCGTGATGAAACGATCACCTGGCTCAAGGCCCGTGGCTTTACGTGCACGGCATCCCAGGCCAACTGCTTCATGATCGACGTGAAGCGCCCGGCAGGGCAGGTCATCGACGCACTTGCCGAACACGGCGTGTTGATCGGGCGGGTGTGGGGGAACTGGCCGCAGTGGGTGCGCGTGACGGTGGGGAGCAAGCGCGAGATGGCGCGGTTTCGTGAGGTGTTTGCGGCGCAAGTGGCGCAATCATAG
- a CDS encoding serine hydroxymethyltransferase — protein MPVNTVHLQDQADLLRRGMADLHAEDLELAMLLDAEVARQHRTLSLVASSCAVKPRTLVASASALVNITAEGTPGKRHRAGCENVDLVESLAIRRARELFDAHYASVQSHSGSSASAQVLSALLEPGDTLLGMAHDHGGHLTHGSPAVFTGAYYKAIRYGTTAEGLIDYEQVRSQALAHRPRIIICGASAYSRVVDFERFRAIADEAGAILLADISHIAGLVVTGRHPSPINAAHVTTTCTHKQLGGPRGGLILSGRDAHTKVPGLKATFSRVLDQAVFPRMQGAPAVNMIAAKAAALGYAMTAEFDVCMGRVRALADEAAYAFQAHDYEVIGGRSENHIVQIRLRGDMTGAIAESALEGCGIVVNKSRVPGEPRSSAVTSGLCIGTGSMAQRNIDADGCRQVVDLVCRVLDQVTPLGEHEYHFEPAVRVQLRCELERLCETYPIADYWER, from the coding sequence ATGCCAGTCAATACCGTACATCTGCAGGATCAGGCTGACCTGTTGCGCCGAGGGATGGCAGACCTGCACGCCGAAGACCTGGAGTTGGCGATGCTGCTGGACGCCGAAGTGGCGCGCCAACACCGCACGCTGTCATTGGTCGCTTCCTCCTGTGCGGTCAAGCCCCGCACCCTCGTGGCCTCGGCGTCGGCCCTGGTCAACATCACCGCCGAGGGCACGCCCGGCAAGCGCCATCGTGCCGGTTGCGAGAATGTCGATCTGGTCGAATCGTTGGCGATCCGCCGCGCGCGTGAGTTGTTCGATGCCCACTACGCCAGCGTGCAATCGCACTCGGGTTCCAGCGCCAGCGCCCAAGTGCTGTCGGCCTTGCTTGAGCCTGGGGATACCTTGCTGGGCATGGCCCACGATCACGGCGGGCACCTCACTCACGGCAGCCCCGCCGTGTTTACCGGGGCCTACTACAAGGCCATTCGCTACGGCACCACCGCCGAGGGGCTGATCGATTACGAGCAGGTGCGCAGCCAGGCGCTGGCCCATCGTCCACGCATCATCATTTGCGGGGCATCGGCGTATTCGCGGGTGGTGGATTTCGAGCGGTTTCGCGCCATTGCCGACGAAGCCGGTGCGATCCTGCTGGCTGATATTTCCCATATCGCCGGGCTGGTCGTGACCGGCCGGCACCCCAGCCCGATTAACGCGGCGCACGTCACTACCACCTGTACTCACAAGCAACTGGGTGGCCCGCGTGGTGGCCTGATCCTGTCCGGCCGCGACGCCCATACCAAGGTGCCTGGCTTGAAAGCGACCTTCAGCCGTGTGCTGGATCAGGCGGTTTTCCCGCGGATGCAGGGCGCGCCGGCGGTCAATATGATCGCCGCCAAAGCGGCCGCATTGGGCTACGCGATGACAGCGGAATTCGATGTTTGCATGGGACGGGTTCGCGCCTTGGCCGACGAAGCCGCCTACGCCTTTCAGGCCCATGACTATGAAGTGATCGGCGGACGCAGCGAAAACCATATCGTGCAGATCCGCCTGCGCGGTGACATGACCGGTGCCATCGCCGAGTCGGCGTTGGAAGGCTGCGGTATCGTGGTGAATAAAAGTCGTGTACCGGGCGAGCCGCGTTCGTCAGCCGTGACCAGCGGCTTGTGTATCGGCACCGGCTCTATGGCGCAGCGCAACATCGATGCCGATGGCTGTCGGCAAGTCGTCGATCTGGTGTGCCGGGTACTCGACCAGGTGACGCCGCTGGGCGAGCACGAGTACCACTTCGAGCCCGCTGTGCGCGTGCAATTGCGTTGCGAACTGGAGCGCTTGTGCGAAACATACCCCATCGCTGACTACTGGGAGCGCTGA
- a CDS encoding helix-turn-helix transcriptional regulator: protein MHRREKTEHLKSNIKYLIKSRGETQLSLCNAAGLTRTTIYNILEGKVVNVQQSTLRKISDFFGVSYQEIETVDFEAKEIIESSASPQGNMNPAAVPVLKESQVMQHLDKRIGELAILYPLTYYFGTSHNLIGVQLERPLCGVNEPGDLLIIQKGSSSDDKEKLVFDRATQTLFISREACVSSEHLCVLGDIIEERFNDHV, encoded by the coding sequence ATGCACAGACGAGAAAAAACCGAGCACTTGAAGAGCAATATCAAGTATTTGATCAAGAGCCGTGGCGAGACCCAGCTGTCACTGTGCAACGCCGCCGGTCTGACCCGCACCACGATCTACAACATCCTCGAAGGCAAGGTCGTCAACGTTCAGCAGTCGACCCTGCGCAAGATTTCCGACTTCTTCGGCGTGTCCTACCAAGAGATCGAGACCGTCGACTTTGAAGCCAAGGAAATCATCGAGAGCAGTGCCTCGCCCCAAGGCAACATGAACCCGGCAGCCGTGCCGGTGCTCAAGGAAAGCCAGGTCATGCAACACCTCGACAAGCGCATTGGCGAACTGGCCATCCTCTACCCGCTCACATACTACTTCGGCACGTCCCACAACCTCATAGGCGTGCAGCTGGAGCGCCCCCTTTGCGGCGTGAATGAGCCGGGAGACCTGTTGATCATCCAGAAGGGGTCGTCGAGCGACGATAAGGAAAAACTGGTGTTCGACAGGGCCACCCAAACGCTGTTTATCAGCCGTGAAGCCTGCGTCAGCTCAGAACACCTGTGTGTACTGGGCGATATCATCGAGGAGCGCTTCAATGACCACGTATGA
- a CDS encoding queuosine precursor transporter, with product MTTYEGEIENSKYKLLGFDNDKRLAVIMIIATGKIIRVKLSEVLNSEIMDNLNKMEVKNLYKKYYSQAGTVTAYDLNDRNENSWMIYIILNLLLFTFYIFTSIAATKPIYIESLDIIVTPGTFLYPLTFLIVDLLNENFGLRLARKAILFAFASNAMIIILLYGSTFLPGLPGWKLDGPYNDVIVQVSSVLVASSVSFLVSENINSYLLCKIKELTNSKYLYLRIFLSTFFAVIIDSFLFCFIAFYGAMQTSDILSMIYVQIAIKVGFAFFNILPAYGARSLFKRYLTNATA from the coding sequence ATGACCACGTATGAAGGCGAGATCGAAAACAGCAAGTACAAACTGCTTGGCTTCGACAATGACAAGCGCTTGGCGGTGATCATGATCATCGCCACGGGCAAGATCATTCGGGTCAAGTTGAGCGAAGTCTTAAACAGCGAAATCATGGATAACCTAAATAAAATGGAAGTTAAAAACCTGTACAAGAAGTACTACTCCCAAGCCGGTACGGTGACGGCGTACGACCTCAATGATCGCAATGAAAATTCGTGGATGATCTACATCATCCTGAACCTGCTGCTGTTCACTTTTTACATCTTCACCAGCATTGCCGCGACCAAACCGATCTATATCGAGTCCCTCGACATTATCGTCACCCCTGGCACGTTCCTGTACCCGCTGACCTTCCTGATCGTGGACCTGCTCAACGAAAACTTCGGCCTCAGGCTCGCCCGAAAGGCCATCCTGTTTGCCTTTGCCAGCAACGCGATGATCATTATTTTGCTCTACGGCTCGACCTTTCTACCCGGCCTGCCAGGCTGGAAACTCGACGGGCCGTACAACGACGTGATCGTGCAGGTGTCGTCGGTGCTGGTCGCGTCTTCGGTGTCGTTCCTGGTCTCGGAAAACATCAACTCGTATTTGCTGTGCAAGATCAAAGAGCTGACCAACTCCAAGTACCTGTACCTGCGCATCTTCCTCAGCACCTTCTTCGCGGTGATTATCGACAGCTTCCTGTTCTGCTTCATCGCGTTCTACGGCGCCATGCAGACCAGCGATATCCTGAGCATGATCTATGTACAGATCGCAATTAAGGTGGGCTTTGCGTTCTTCAACATCCTGCCGGCCTATGGCGCGCGTTCGTTGTTCAAGCGCTACCTGACCAACGCCACTGCCTGA
- the queC gene encoding 7-cyano-7-deazaguanine synthase QueC encodes MSKKAVIVFSGGQDSTTCLIHALPHYDEVHCITFDYGQRHVAEVEVAQQLAKQLGATVHKVMDVSLLNELAISSLTRDNIPVPTVNSSGESLPSTFVPGRNILFLTLAAIYAYQVKAETVITGVCETDFSGYPDCRDEFVKALNQALKLGMEYDVRLQTPLMWLNKAETWALADYHQQLDLVRQQTLTCYNGVLGSGCGECDACNLRARGLNEYLQNKADVMQNLKQKLQLD; translated from the coding sequence ATGAGTAAAAAAGCCGTAATCGTGTTCAGTGGCGGACAAGACTCCACCACCTGTTTGATCCACGCACTGCCGCACTACGATGAAGTGCACTGCATTACCTTCGATTATGGCCAGCGCCATGTGGCAGAAGTCGAAGTCGCCCAGCAGCTTGCCAAGCAGTTGGGGGCCACCGTCCACAAAGTGATGGACGTGTCGCTGCTCAACGAGCTGGCCATCAGCAGCCTGACCCGCGACAACATCCCGGTACCCACCGTGAACAGCTCAGGTGAAAGCCTGCCCAGCACCTTTGTGCCGGGGCGCAATATCCTGTTCCTGACCCTGGCCGCGATCTACGCCTACCAGGTGAAGGCCGAGACCGTCATCACCGGCGTGTGCGAAACCGACTTCTCCGGTTACCCGGACTGCCGCGATGAATTCGTCAAGGCGCTGAACCAGGCACTCAAGCTGGGCATGGAATATGACGTGCGCCTGCAAACCCCACTGATGTGGCTGAACAAGGCTGAAACCTGGGCCCTGGCCGACTACCACCAGCAACTGGACTTGGTCCGCCAGCAGACACTGACCTGCTACAACGGCGTCCTTGGCAGTGGCTGTGGCGAGTGTGACGCGTGCAACCTGCGTGCGCGGGGCTTGAATGAGTACCTGCAGAACAAGGCGGATGTCATGCAGAACCTGAAGCAAAAACTGCAACTCGACTAA
- the cyoE gene encoding heme o synthase, translated as MSLKHFIQITKPGIIFGNVLSVAGGFFLASKGHVDLAIFLAAMIGTSLVVASGCVFNNCIDRDIDIKMERTKNRVLVQGLISLKLALIYATVLGVAGVALLYKVANPLAALFAVIGFVIYVGLYSLYLKRKSVHGTLVGSLSGAMPPVIGYVAVTNSFDMAALTLLVMFSLWQMPHSYAIAIFRFNDYLAASIPVLPVKRGIQVAKKHILLYILAFLVATLMLTFSGYAGMSYLAVAAAMGMYWLYMAWTGYKAVDDTVWARKLFVFSIFTITALSVMMSLDFQVPKELLLTYAH; from the coding sequence ATGTCGCTTAAGCACTTTATCCAAATCACCAAACCGGGGATCATTTTCGGTAACGTGCTTTCTGTGGCGGGCGGTTTCTTCCTGGCCTCCAAGGGACATGTCGATCTGGCCATTTTCCTGGCTGCGATGATCGGTACGTCCCTGGTGGTTGCTTCCGGTTGCGTGTTCAACAACTGCATCGACCGTGACATCGATATCAAGATGGAGCGCACCAAGAATCGCGTGCTGGTCCAGGGCCTTATCTCCCTGAAGCTGGCACTGATCTACGCGACCGTCCTGGGTGTTGCCGGTGTGGCGTTGTTGTACAAGGTGGCCAACCCGTTGGCGGCGCTGTTTGCCGTGATCGGTTTTGTCATCTACGTCGGCCTCTACAGCCTGTACCTCAAGCGCAAGTCGGTGCACGGCACGCTGGTGGGCAGTCTGTCGGGGGCGATGCCGCCGGTGATTGGTTATGTGGCTGTAACCAATAGCTTCGACATGGCCGCGCTGACGCTGCTGGTGATGTTCAGCCTGTGGCAGATGCCGCATTCCTACGCCATCGCGATCTTCCGTTTCAACGACTACCTGGCTGCGTCGATTCCGGTTCTGCCGGTCAAGCGTGGCATCCAGGTCGCCAAGAAACACATCCTGCTCTACATCCTGGCCTTCCTCGTGGCGACCTTGATGTTGACCTTCAGTGGCTACGCCGGCATGAGCTACCTCGCCGTCGCGGCGGCCATGGGCATGTACTGGTTGTACATGGCCTGGACCGGTTACAAGGCGGTGGATGACACCGTCTGGGCGCGCAAGCTGTTCGTGTTCTCGATCTTCACCATCACCGCGCTCAGCGTGATGATGTCCCTGGATTTCCAAGTACCGAAAGAGCTGTTGCTGACCTACGCACACTGA
- the cyoD gene encoding cytochrome o ubiquinol oxidase subunit IV, translating into MANAHSHDHDSHDSSHGSVKSYAIGFILSVILTLIPFGLVMYPTLPKSITLMIVLAFAVIQVLVHLVYFLHLDRSKEQRDNVIAFVFAGLVILLLVGLSIWIMFSIHTFMMAK; encoded by the coding sequence ATGGCTAATGCACACTCCCATGACCATGACAGCCATGATTCGAGCCACGGCAGCGTTAAGTCGTACGCCATCGGCTTCATCCTGTCGGTAATCCTGACGCTCATCCCGTTCGGTCTGGTGATGTACCCGACCCTGCCGAAGTCGATCACCTTGATGATCGTGCTGGCGTTCGCGGTGATTCAGGTACTGGTTCACCTGGTGTACTTCCTGCACCTGGATCGCTCTAAAGAGCAGCGCGATAACGTGATTGCGTTTGTGTTCGCAGGTTTAGTAATCCTGCTGCTGGTTGGCCTGTCGATATGGATCATGTTCAGCATCCATACGTTCATGATGGCGAAGTGA
- a CDS encoding cytochrome o ubiquinol oxidase subunit III, giving the protein MSNLVTNAGHAHVDDHGHDDHHHDSGPMTVFGFWLYLMTDCILFASIFAVYAVLVNNVAGGPSGHDIFELPYVLGETALLLFSSITYGFAMLAFYKGNKKGVLTWLGLTFLLGLGFIGMEINEFHLLISEGYGPHRSGFLSAFFTLVGTHGLHVTAGLLWMAVMMYQVNKHGLTNTNKTRLTCLSLFWHFLDVVWICVFTVVYLMGTL; this is encoded by the coding sequence ATGTCGAACTTAGTGACCAATGCTGGACACGCCCATGTCGATGACCATGGGCACGATGACCATCACCACGACTCGGGGCCGATGACCGTTTTCGGTTTCTGGCTCTACCTGATGACCGACTGCATCTTGTTTGCGTCGATCTTTGCGGTGTACGCGGTACTGGTAAACAACGTAGCGGGTGGCCCGTCGGGCCACGACATCTTCGAACTGCCTTACGTGCTCGGCGAAACCGCCTTGCTGTTGTTCAGTTCGATCACCTACGGCTTCGCCATGTTGGCCTTCTACAAGGGCAACAAGAAAGGCGTGCTGACCTGGCTGGGCCTGACCTTCCTGCTCGGCCTGGGCTTCATCGGCATGGAGATCAACGAGTTCCACCTGCTGATCTCCGAAGGCTACGGCCCGCACCGCAGCGGTTTCCTGTCGGCGTTCTTCACGCTGGTCGGCACCCACGGTCTGCACGTAACTGCCGGCCTGCTGTGGATGGCGGTGATGATGTATCAGGTCAATAAGCACGGCCTGACCAACACCAACAAGACTCGCCTGACTTGCCTGAGCCTGTTCTGGCACTTCCTGGACGTGGTCTGGATCTGCGTCTTCACCGTTGTTTACCTGATGGGGACACTGTAA
- the cyoB gene encoding cytochrome o ubiquinol oxidase subunit I — MFGKLSWDAVPFHEPIVMITIAMIALGGLALFAAITYFKKWTYLWTEWLTSVDHKKIGVMYIIVAMVMLLRGFADAIMMRTQLAMATEGSPGYLPPEHYDQIFTAHGVIMIIFMAMPFFTGLMNLAVPLQIGARDVAYPFLNSLSFWLLVSGVVLINVSLGVGEFAKTGWVAYPPLSGLQYSPGVGVDYYIWALQLSGLGTTLTGVNFLATVLKMRAPGMKLMDMPIFTWTCTWANVLIVASFPILAATMALLSLDRYLDFHIFTNELGGNPMMYVNLFWAWGHPEVYILILPAFGIFSEVISTFTGKRLFGHHSMVYASGAISVLGFMVWLHHFFTMGSGASVNAFFGLATMLISIPTGVKLFNWLFTIYHGRLRMTSQVLWTLGFMVTFAIGGMTGVLLAIPGADFVLHNSLFVIAHFHNVIIGGAVFGYIAGFSFYFPKAFGFKLHEGWGKAAFWFWISGFFVAFMPLYALGFMGMTRRLNATTNPEWVPYLYVAMFGAVMIAVGIACQLIQLYVSIRDRKQNACDSGDPWNGHTLEWSTSSPPPFYNFAVIPTANTIDAFTEAKEDGTAYQKPKHYEPIHMPSNTATGVVMGALLTVFGFAMIWHIWWLAIASLVGTIGYFIVHAARDDQGYMVPVEEIERIEAEQHARLVAEKKIPANRVETSLEQA, encoded by the coding sequence ATGTTTGGTAAATTAAGTTGGGATGCGGTCCCGTTCCACGAGCCGATTGTGATGATTACCATCGCCATGATCGCGCTGGGTGGTCTGGCACTGTTTGCGGCAATCACTTATTTCAAGAAGTGGACCTACCTGTGGACCGAGTGGCTGACGTCGGTCGACCACAAGAAAATCGGCGTGATGTACATCATCGTTGCCATGGTCATGCTGCTGCGTGGTTTTGCCGACGCCATCATGATGCGTACCCAGTTGGCAATGGCCACCGAGGGTTCGCCTGGCTACCTGCCACCTGAACACTATGACCAGATCTTCACCGCCCACGGTGTGATCATGATCATCTTCATGGCGATGCCTTTCTTCACCGGCCTGATGAACCTTGCAGTGCCGCTGCAGATCGGTGCCCGTGACGTTGCCTACCCGTTCCTGAACTCCCTGAGCTTCTGGCTGCTGGTTTCCGGCGTGGTGCTGATCAACGTGTCCCTGGGCGTCGGCGAATTCGCCAAGACCGGTTGGGTTGCGTATCCGCCATTGTCGGGCCTGCAATACAGCCCTGGCGTGGGTGTGGACTACTACATCTGGGCCCTACAGTTATCAGGACTCGGGACGACGCTGACGGGGGTCAACTTCCTGGCCACCGTCCTGAAAATGCGCGCCCCTGGCATGAAACTGATGGACATGCCGATCTTCACCTGGACCTGCACCTGGGCCAACGTCCTGATCGTGGCTTCGTTCCCGATCCTGGCCGCGACCATGGCGCTGCTGTCGCTTGACCGTTACCTGGATTTCCACATTTTCACCAATGAACTTGGTGGCAATCCAATGATGTACGTGAACCTGTTCTGGGCATGGGGTCACCCTGAGGTGTACATCCTGATCCTGCCAGCGTTCGGTATCTTCTCCGAAGTGATCTCGACCTTTACCGGCAAGCGCCTGTTCGGTCACCACTCGATGGTCTACGCATCGGGCGCGATCTCTGTACTGGGCTTCATGGTTTGGCTGCACCACTTCTTCACTATGGGTTCGGGGGCCAGCGTCAACGCCTTCTTCGGCCTGGCGACGATGCTGATTTCCATCCCGACGGGGGTGAAGCTATTCAACTGGCTGTTCACCATCTACCACGGTCGTCTGCGCATGACCAGCCAGGTCCTGTGGACCTTGGGCTTCATGGTGACCTTCGCCATCGGCGGCATGACTGGCGTACTGCTGGCCATCCCGGGTGCTGACTTCGTACTGCACAACAGCCTGTTCGTGATCGCTCACTTCCACAACGTGATCATCGGTGGTGCTGTATTCGGCTACATCGCAGGTTTCAGCTTCTACTTCCCGAAAGCGTTCGGCTTCAAGCTGCACGAAGGTTGGGGCAAGGCTGCGTTCTGGTTCTGGATCTCGGGCTTCTTCGTCGCGTTCATGCCGCTCTATGCACTGGGCTTCATGGGCATGACCCGTCGTCTGAACGCCACCACCAACCCTGAGTGGGTGCCGTACCTGTACGTCGCCATGTTCGGTGCGGTGATGATCGCTGTGGGTATCGCCTGCCAGCTGATCCAGCTGTACGTGAGTATCCGTGACCGTAAGCAGAACGCTTGCGACTCCGGCGACCCATGGAATGGCCACACCCTGGAATGGTCGACTTCGTCGCCACCACCGTTCTACAACTTCGCCGTGATCCCTACTGCGAACACCATCGATGCGTTCACCGAAGCCAAGGAAGACGGTACTGCGTACCAGAAGCCTAAGCACTACGAACCGATCCACATGCCAAGCAACACCGCCACTGGCGTGGTGATGGGTGCGCTGTTGACCGTGTTCGGTTTCGCGATGATCTGGCACATCTGGTGGCTGGCAATTGCAAGCCTGGTGGGCACCATCGGTTACTTCATTGTCCACGCTGCACGTGATGATCAAGGCTACATGGTGCCGGTCGAAGAGATCGAACGCATCGAAGCCGAGCAGCACGCTCGCCTGGTCGCCGAGAAGAAAATCCCGGCCAACCGTGTAGAAACCTCGTTGGAACAGGCTTAA